The following coding sequences lie in one Pseudarthrobacter phenanthrenivorans Sphe3 genomic window:
- a CDS encoding LysR family transcriptional regulator, whose product MAQLPSPDDLLILLTVARLGRFNAVAEALGTTHTTISRRILALDRQLGGRTLERSPHGWELTELGASAMAAAERIEETLGSLAAATSQDRDALSGMVRISTSDGFGAEFVTPALVRLQQRHPLLNVEMLSATRRVSQNRSGVDLEVVVGRTDVSNAQAIFLTNYFLRLYASPAYAAEHGLPETPDGVGHHGFVSYVESALQVAELGHRSSQLPMPKSSFQATSIFAQVEAVRQGAGIGLLPNFMVARNPEFVPVLPEAFQRQVPIWAVARPESLRSARVQAVIGALQHQVAERQDLLAA is encoded by the coding sequence ATGGCACAGCTACCGAGTCCGGACGACTTGCTGATTCTGCTGACGGTGGCCCGGCTGGGGCGTTTCAACGCCGTGGCTGAGGCGCTGGGCACAACGCACACCACCATCTCGCGCCGGATCCTTGCCCTCGACAGGCAGTTGGGCGGCCGGACCCTGGAGCGCAGCCCGCACGGGTGGGAACTGACGGAGCTCGGCGCTTCTGCCATGGCCGCGGCGGAAAGGATCGAGGAAACACTCGGTTCACTGGCCGCTGCCACCAGCCAGGACCGGGACGCCCTGTCAGGCATGGTGCGCATCAGCACCTCGGACGGTTTCGGCGCTGAATTCGTGACGCCGGCGCTGGTCCGCCTGCAGCAGCGGCATCCACTGCTGAATGTGGAGATGTTGAGCGCCACACGCAGGGTCAGCCAGAACCGCTCCGGCGTGGACCTCGAGGTGGTGGTGGGCCGCACCGACGTGAGCAACGCCCAGGCCATCTTCCTGACCAACTACTTCCTCCGGCTTTACGCCAGCCCCGCCTACGCGGCGGAGCACGGCTTGCCGGAAACACCCGACGGCGTGGGGCACCACGGCTTTGTCTCTTACGTTGAGTCGGCGCTCCAGGTGGCCGAGCTGGGGCACCGGTCCTCGCAGCTGCCGATGCCGAAGTCCAGCTTCCAGGCCACGAGCATCTTTGCCCAGGTGGAGGCCGTGCGCCAGGGCGCCGGGATCGGGCTCCTGCCGAACTTCATGGTGGCGCGCAACCCGGAGTTCGTTCCGGTGCTCCCCGAGGCGTTCCAGCGCCAGGTCCCCATCTGGGCAGTGGCACGCCCGGAGTCGCTGCGGTCCGCCCGGGTGCAGGCCGTGATCGGGGCGCTCCAGCATCAGGTGGCGGAGCGCCAGGATCTGCTGGCTGCCTGA
- the mmsB gene encoding 3-hydroxyisobutyrate dehydrogenase encodes MAVIGWIGLGNMGGSMSVNLAKAGHEVRGFDLNPAALAAAEAGGVKPAGSIAEAVEGADVVFTMLPKGEHAKAVYQGPDGVLAHADTRTLLVDSSTIDIASAQELHDAAAAAGYRFVDAPVSGGMSGAKAGTLTFMVGGEDGAVADATEYIRPMAANIIPTGGATTGQAAKICNNLMLFINLASTAEGAVLADRLGLDKQVFWDIASVSSGDSWALRTWYPVPGVVDTAASNNDFAPTFTTELANKDIGLAISAAEDTGTPLEIGQHVQQLFQRLIDAGEAGKDCSMIIKLVDGSLRTAE; translated from the coding sequence ATGGCAGTAATTGGTTGGATAGGTTTGGGCAACATGGGCGGGTCCATGTCGGTAAATCTCGCCAAGGCCGGGCACGAGGTGCGCGGCTTCGACCTCAATCCGGCTGCCCTGGCGGCGGCTGAGGCCGGCGGCGTCAAGCCCGCCGGAAGCATTGCGGAGGCTGTGGAGGGAGCGGACGTCGTTTTTACCATGCTTCCCAAGGGCGAGCACGCCAAGGCCGTGTACCAGGGGCCGGACGGAGTCCTGGCCCACGCCGACACGCGAACCCTTCTGGTGGATTCCTCCACCATCGATATAGCCTCCGCGCAGGAACTGCACGACGCCGCTGCTGCCGCCGGCTACCGCTTCGTTGATGCGCCTGTCTCCGGCGGCATGAGCGGAGCAAAGGCTGGGACGCTGACCTTCATGGTGGGCGGTGAGGACGGTGCAGTGGCCGACGCCACGGAGTACATCCGGCCCATGGCCGCCAACATCATTCCGACAGGCGGCGCCACCACGGGCCAGGCAGCGAAAATCTGCAACAACCTCATGCTGTTCATCAACCTTGCGTCAACCGCCGAGGGCGCGGTGCTGGCCGACCGGCTTGGCCTGGACAAGCAGGTCTTTTGGGACATCGCTTCGGTCTCTTCGGGCGACAGCTGGGCACTGCGGACCTGGTACCCGGTTCCGGGCGTCGTGGACACCGCCGCCTCAAACAACGACTTCGCGCCCACTTTCACCACGGAGCTGGCCAACAAGGACATCGGCCTGGCCATCAGCGCCGCCGAAGACACCGGTACGCCGCTCGAGATCGGCCAGCACGTCCAGCAGCTGTTCCAACGCCTCATCGATGCCGGGGAGGCGGGCAAGGACTGCTCCATGATCATCAAGCTGGTGGACGGCTCACTCCGCACCGCCGAATAG